One Trachemys scripta elegans isolate TJP31775 chromosome 4, CAS_Tse_1.0, whole genome shotgun sequence genomic region harbors:
- the BDKRB2 gene encoding B2 bradykinin receptor, whose protein sequence is MDSIRAENISSGMTTWKFGINQSFSHNTSENSSSSTCIILDAWDWLYTFQPMFLWIIFVLGVIENGFVLSVLCFHKSRCTVAEIYLANLAVADLMLVCGLPFWAINIANQFKWPFGTFLCKVVNAIIYMNLYSSIYFLMMVSIDRYLALVKTMSLGRMRRGTCAKWNCLVIWASALLICSPVLVFRSVSYVEEAKGRACILQYPSTHWTTATHILLNTVGFLIPLCVITYCTIQIIKALRDNKIQRLTETQTEKRATILVLAVLLLFIICWLPFQVTTFIDILIQVHIISDCITKDVSELVTQVATYCAYSNSCLNPVLYVIVGKQFRKKSRELYKCCLPRMFNKSESIQMENSLDTLRTSISIECPKKKSASSLAR, encoded by the coding sequence ATGGATTCCATCAGAGCAGAAAATATTTCCAGTGGTATGACTACCTGGAAGTTTGGAATCAATCAatctttttcacacaacacatcagaaaacagcagcagctctaCCTGCATTATTTTGGATGCATGGGATTGGTTATATACATTTCAGCCTATGTTCCTCTGGATCATTTTTGTCCTGGGTGTGATAGAGAATGGCTTTGTCCTCAGCGTTTTGTGTTTCCACAAGAGTCGCTGCACGGTGGCTGAAATTTACCTGGCAAACCTGGCAGTTGCCGACTTGATGTTAGTTTGCGGTTTACCTTTCTGGGCCATTAATATTGCTAATCAGTTTAAGTGGCCTTTTGGCACTTTCCTTTGCAAGGTTGTCAATGCAATCATTTACATGAACTTATATTCTAGCATTTATTTTTTGATGATGGTGAGCATCGATCGCTACCTGGCCCTGGTGAAAACCATGTCTCTTGGACGTATGCGACGAGGTACATGTGCCAAATGGAACTGCCTTGTCATCTGGGCGTCTGCATTGCTCATATGTTCTCCTGTTCTAGTGTTCAGGTCTGTCAGTTATGTGGAAGAAGCCAAGGGCAGAGCCTGCATTCTTCAGTATCCATCCACACACTGGACAACTGCAACACACATTTTGCTGAATACTGTGGGCTTTTTGATCCCACTCTGTGTAATTACCTATTGTACTATTCAAATAATCAAAGCCTTACGAGACAACAAAATACAAAGACTCACAGAAACCCAGACTGAGAAGAGAGCCACCATCTTGGTCCTTGCTGTCCTTTTGCTATTTATCATTTGCTGGCTTCCTTTCCAGGTCACCACATTCATTGACATACTAATTCAAGTACACATCATTTCTGACTGCATTACTAAAGATGTCAGTGAATTGGTGACCCAGGTAGCTACATACTGTGCTTATAGCAACAGCTGCCTTAACCCAGTATTGTATGTCATTGTAGGCAAGCAGTTCAGAAAGAAATCCAGGGAACTCTACAAATGCTGCCTGCCTAGGATGTTCAACAAATCAGAGTCCATCCAGATGGAGAATTCTTTGGATACTCTGAGAACGTCCATTTCGATTGAATGCCCAAAGAAAAAGTCTGCTTCTTCATTAGCACGATAG
- the BDKRB1 gene encoding LOW QUALITY PROTEIN: B1 bradykinin receptor (The sequence of the model RefSeq protein was modified relative to this genomic sequence to represent the inferred CDS: inserted 7 bases in 4 codons; deleted 2 bases in 1 codon; substituted 6 bases at 6 genomic stop codons), with the protein MRHIGRASQSENESNLTHCPDLEEWXDVLYCIVLTLTVCGAGVLXNMWXISVYLLHKGAKIYLLNLAAADVVFLVRLPFWAETIRNKYNWPVGTSFVIAPNTSIKMNTYTSIFXLVAISMDCYLVFIHTLKQRETRSNAQAKAICLLAWVSRSLSIPTFTFXSLKYLXDLNIFSCTLVFPSKPWETTAHLTLNIMGFALPSLAIIIFNCHIIHPLQENTRGQXDHKNTTATMLIFTVMLTFLFCWTITFLFSYXGMEADKGCSXDLFNFGSXFSPAFTKSCLKPGIYVFVGKYCKEKVFKVYIQFIPS; encoded by the exons atgaggcacattggcagggcaaG CCAGAGTGAAAATGAGAGCAATTTAACACACTGTCCAGATTTAGAGGAGTGGTAGGATGTTTTGTATTGTATAGTATTGACATTGACAGTCTGTGGTGCAGGTGTTCTTTGAAATATGTG CATTTCTGTTTATTTGCTACATAAGGGTGCTAAAATCTACCTTCTAAATCTAGCAGCTGCTGACGTGGTCTTCCTTGTACGCCTCCCTTTCTGGGCTGAGACCATCAGGAATAAATACAACTGGCCAGTTGGTACTTCCTTTGTCATAGCACCAAACACATCAATCAAGATGAACACATACACCAGCATCTT ATTAGTGGCAATCAGCATGGATTGCTATTTAGTTTTCATTCACACCCTG AAGCAGAGGGAAACTAGAAGTAATGCTCAGGCTAAAGCAATCTGTCTGCTGGCCTGGGTCTCTAGAAGTCTGAGTATCCCAACATTTACATT TAGTCTGAAATATCTATAAGACTTGAATATCTTCTCTTGCACACTAGTCTTCCCCAGCAAACCTTGGGAAACAACTGCTCACCTGACATTAAACATCATGGGGTTTGCTTTGCCATCTTTAGCAATCATCATCTTTAACTGCCACATCATTCATCCTCTACAAGAAAACACAAGAGGCC GGGACCACAAGAACACAACAGCCACCATGTTGATCTTCACAGTTATGCTTACATTTCTTTTCTGCTGGACtatcacatttttgttttcttattgaGGAATGGAAGCTGACAAGGGCTGTTCCTGAGACTTGTTCAATTTTGGCTCCTAATTTTCTCCTGCTTTCACCAAGAGTTGCCTTAAACCTGGGATTTATGTATTTGTTGGGAAGTACTGCAAGGAGAAGGTTTTTAAAGTTTATATACAATTTATTCCCAGCTAA